In one Perca fluviatilis chromosome 7, GENO_Pfluv_1.0, whole genome shotgun sequence genomic region, the following are encoded:
- the LOC120561699 gene encoding 5-hydroxytryptamine receptor 1B: MIESGTATMLDRTEPAHCTVCCCTLANKILMVLFMVLLIFAILFGNLVTLAVVLRTKHFHTPQGYLKASLAVADLAVGIFVVPLSVYAEVYLMVADSAPEWTSYNSQLVSFHPCNVIGPIFAGCTLVSITTIFLLTIERSIAVLRPLHKDSVITRKRTTNLIVLSWVGSFFLAVSPMIFSSEIALEYNPCSRMCNYALGTIGEFPSQAWNILLLFPMFDFTLLGGTVVINIISLSSIRQHSRRRKHLAESERQSSSKPTFSDIKAAKTIGTLTLAFTASFTPIAVFVVGNVLGNKWCNFSFFAFWILATNSCWNVIIYSVRDQKFRLCAHKLLMPFQRKNSTKV; encoded by the coding sequence ATGATTGAGTCCGGCACTGCGACCATGTTGGACCGAACTGAGCCGGCGCACTGCACCGTGTGTTGCTGTACGCTGGCCAACAAAATCCTCATGGTGCTCTTCATGGTGCTGTTGATATTCGCCATCTTGTTTGGGAACTTGGTGACTCTGGCTGTGGTTCTCAGGACGAAACACTTCCACACGCCGCAGGGTTACCTGAAGGCTTCCCTGGCTGTGGCTGACCTGGCTGTGGGGATTTTCGTGGTGCCGCTCTCCGTCTACGCCGAGGTCTACCTCATGGTGGCCGACTCGGCACCGGAGTGGACGTCCTACAACTCGCAGTTAGTGAGTTTCCACCCGTGCAACGTCATCGGCCCCATCTTTGCCGGGTGCACCTTGGTCTCCATCACGACCATTTTCCTGCTGACGATCGAGAGGAGCATCGCTGTGTTGCGCCCGCTGCACAAGGACTCTGTGATTACACGGAAAAGGACCACGAACCTCATCGTCCTCTCCTGGGTCGGGAGCTTCTTCCTGGCGGTGTCGCCGATGATTTTCAGCAGCGAGATCGCTCTGGAGTACAACCCCTGCAGCCGGATGTGTAATTACGCGCTGGGGACCATTGGCGAGTTCCCCAGCCAAGCCTggaacatcctcctcctcttccccatGTTTGACTTCACCCTCCTCGGGGGAACGGTGGTCATTAACATCATCTCTCTGTCCAGCATCAGGCAGCACTCGAGGCGCAGGAAACATCTGGCCGAGAGCGAGCGCCAAAGCAGCAGCAAACCTACGTTTTCTGACATCAAAGCAGCCAAAACAATTGGGACGCTGACTTTGGCGTTTACCGCCTCATTCACCCCTATCGCCGTCTTCGTGGTCGGGAACGTTTTGGGGAATAAATGGTGCAACTTTTCCTTTTTCGCCTTCTGGATTTTGGCCACCAACAGTTGCTGGAATGTCATCATTTACAGTGTGAGGGATCAGAAGTTCAGACTTTGCGCACACAAGCTCCTCATGCCTTTCCAGAGAAAAAACTCAACCAAAGTCTAA